Below is a window of Glandiceps talaboti chromosome 15, keGlaTala1.1, whole genome shotgun sequence DNA.
CCGTTTTAACTAACATGTAATTCAAATAATGTTACCGTTCAACAAAATtcccttttttttcaaaatggcggacTAACGCTAACAGGTATAGGTTGGGGTAATAAATAATATTACgactgtgtgtgtgcatacagaTATGCAGAGTAACACAACCttgacaaatatttctaaaacaatCTACTAAACTGATACATTCTTTCATTGTCTTTGCCGTTTATGGTAAAATCATATCAAATGAATTTGTAGAGTGGTAACAGGTATGGGGAAATGAAGTCCACATTAATGGGGTTACTGATGGAGTTGCGTTTCCCAATAAGTGAAAAAATGTCAGGAGAATGCCTGTCTGCTTTTACAGTTAAACAGCAACTCGATTTAGCGATATGAAAGGTCTTACTCATAAACTTGGTTAATGTTTAACGTAGATTATACGTGGGAAGTCTGTCATTagatatatatgtgtgtgttcaacCCTTGAACCGCTCTGCTGTCATGTAAAGCTGTCGTCATTGGCAAGACAGTCTGACGACtattttttgtgatatttaGGGAATACTTAAAAAAATGGAGACATTTGTACTTTAATAACCAGTCGATGTCAAATTTCTAAATCTAACAGAAAACGTATAATTATACGGCGAGTAGTTTTCATTGAgattattttgaaaaacaaacacacaaacaaacaatacgACATATAATAGGGAGTGCTGATATAGCGATACATAAATAACCGTTAGAAATGggatactttaaaaaaaaaaaccattacGTCATCTTTCCACTCGCTGGTAAATATTTGGCCCGTTATCAAATGTAGTTGAAGTAACCTTTACAtgagaaattttgaaaaatgtttttttttgtatgtttaataaCATCTGTAAAATATGAATCATATATGCACacaatttatgaatatttttggtGATGATTCGCGGATCAAGgtcaaaatgcaaaaaaaatgatGAGTGACAGAGAGATTGGTATCTATACCGGATTCAAACAGCCCCACACCTGGCTGTGTAAACATTCCTCAGTTAGTCTATCatattttgttatcaaattCACTGACTCGGCTTCGTTTCACAACGTACGCCCGCGTACGAAGTAAATGCCACATGTTGGAAAATACCTCCTATGTATTCAATCTTACACAACTGGAACTAGCTGTAGTACAGTCTCTATATTTTGTCACAAGAGAGAAATTCTGGACACATGTCAATTTAGTTTtttacttggggggggggggagagggggttgagccattttagttctcatcctacaaatattttgaaacttttaatggatctgtttATACCcgtaaatacaaatatttctaaaaataaaagtcgtcaaattgagaaatgggaGAATTTTCCGTATAGAAAATGCATGGTGCTAATATGAAATAAAGTCAACAAAAGACTTATTTTTTCCTCTCTACACattggctttatattcatagtacttgaaattgattgtgctatctgaaacaattttcaattttggccaatttagttagaaggggggggggggtctgcaGCCTAACTAGACGTTTTTATCCTAGTAACATTGAACTATGAACTATTGATTTCGCCCCTAAAATAAATATTAGGTCTGTTTGAATTCTCGTTTACTTTTAAACCAATGCACTGCTGGGTTCGTCGTGGTGGACGTAGTGCTATAAACCTAGACATTTTCTCCGCTAGAAAATTcggcgattttacagtcttcaactaATTTCCGAAGactaatatttacaaattacaaagcCAAGTACACTGTTTATgtaaaaagggtcattttactcactacttattttcgcgGTTTTTTCCCCACAGACATATGAGAAAATTTCTTGAACCATGATTCATATTCAAACACTTGCTAATAATACACGAAACCAAATATTAATATAGTTatggtatatattttaataattgacAACATCCTCATGGCAACTATTTTAAGTTGATTTTCAGTTTTGTTGAAGGTTCAGCAATTCAATCAGAATTACATGTTTCCTAGTAGATTAGAACACAGTTTAAAaagatgtaatgtaatgcaatgtaatgtaatgtaatgtaacatagtttaatgcaatgcaatgtaatgtaatgtaatatgtaaaggattataatgtaatgttatgtaatgtaacATACTATAATGCAATGTcatgttatgtaatgtaatgtaatgtaatgtaatgtaatgcaatgtaatgcaatgtcatgtcatgtaacATAGtttaatgcaatgcaatgtaatgtaatgtaatgtaatgtagtatgTAAAggagtgtaatgtaatgttatgtaatgtaacATACTATAATGCaatgtcatgttatgtcatgttatgtaatgtaatgtaatgtaatgtaatgtaatgtaatgtaatgtaatgtaatgtaatgtaatgtaatgtaatgtagtatgTAATGTACTGGACATACATAGTACCTTGTTTCGCCACGCCTCGCTACTAGACTCTGGTTAGGGgttatatgatatgacatgacacaTCAGTAATGAAACAATGGCGTAAATTATAGTGTTGGGTTTAGCATAGTGCACTAGTGTAACTTGTACAATTCATATTCCAAAGTAacacactttctctatgtgctacactcctttatagcattcacatcaagtgtaaaattatactgtttcaatttgtgtatttacaagcctagcaagtggcctttctaatgtagtcaattagcaaatgaaacaatatacttttacacttgatatggatgctataaatgattgtggtatatacagaaaactcTTAACTTTGGTGTTAGGGGTTGTAtaatgtagtagtagtagtagtagtatgcaCACCAAGACTGTAAACTACATTGGGTATAGCACTAGACGGATATAGTTGAAACGCATACTATTCAATATCgacatttcatttctttctcGTACATTACAACAAAATTCTACATTACacagtttgtttgttgtgtaaTTATTAAGAGTGAAATAGGGATACGTGTAAAATGTACCTGATATGTCAAAGGGTGGTATTTTTCCACTATAAGCACTTAGTGATGAGTTAGGCTATGCAACATCTTGGTGAAATGTTGGGTGCTGACATAAAGCGATGTCTAAGATGGACGGCACAACATGGTGTTATTTTGGACCCCGAATGACGGTCGAATACCAGGACATAAAAAGGCTAGGGTAAAGATTCTCAGACACGAGTCCTTGATACTCTTTTACTTACCCTCTAGTCTGTAAGATGCAGACATTCGTGTCACGATATCAGCCAGCACCACTCATCGTGGTTAAGAAGCTtgacagggctgaacaacacgttATATCTCACCGTCTAACTTAACCCTGTGACACGATTTGAAATTCTGGCGCAAGTAAATACACGGGAGAAAGAACACGAATCTAACgacatgaatatattaatattgacCTTTGTGAAGCTGGCATTTATGGCGGGACATTAGCTTCATTTGTGTTCACTTACAAAATTAAGGGCACGGTTTTGTCAGCTTTTTTTGCAAACACTTGAAAAATGCAAATACTCGTGTCAATGGAATGACACACCCGCACTAAGGGACTGAGAGCACCGACAACTGTACTATGTGAAACTATCAACAAAATCGCTGTTGTCGAACAACCGAGGAATTTGCCATCAAGTACGGTGGTATAGCCAATAAGCAAAGACGAATGTATGTCTCGTATACTATGTATCAACAACAGCTAATATGTGACGCATATCTATCCTTGAATATATAACTTATTATTCAAACAAAAGACATAACAATCTGACAATTTTAACATGGACTTTGCTCTGATTTCGAGCCGCCATTTTGTGTATGtgattttatcagttttgaaaaaaaaccgtGACTagatatgaaacaaaaatattctCGAGCAAATAAAGGACCTTATATGGCGAACGCTGTCCTATTagtttgatttgaattttgTGGTTCTCAAGCATTGTAAATACTGTCATGACAATAAAGCTGATGTGACTCCAGGGGCGGTGCTCCAGGGTTGCCAATGTACTGGACAAGTAAGATCGAGTTGTGTCCCTGTTCAAAGGACGAACAAAGTTACAGACTGACATTTTAAATTGGAAAAAAGTACAGAAATTATTTCCCAAGTAAAAACACCTCTACGAATTCTGACCAAATAAAAATATGAGTCCATATTGAGAAAAAAAGGTTAAGGGAAGGTGAGACCATATCGCGAATTACGACAAACAAGGAAGAAAATTTTTGGTTCAATTTTAACCACTGGTGTactaaaaataatttgttttattgcaGACTCGATATGCATAGTAATACTACTGTAGATCAACGACTCTTGCCCACTGTCGGCAATGGCCATCTTGCTCACGTAGTGACCACAGACACATTGCACATCAACGGACTTTACAATGGAAGAGGCGGTAAGTTATTGATGCATATATTGGCACACTTGAAATTCATTTGGTCTACTGATATATTTACCGGTACactggggggtggggtggcggtgggggtggggtggaggtcAAATAATGCGAGACATTAAGTGACCAATTGATATACCATTTGATTTGTCATGTTCTAAATCCTATTTTgccaaaaaaatgtcaattttatttgtCGGGAATCACACTCACTTATGACTTTATGTCACACATTCAAACTCTAGGGGTCCAACCGTAGTTAAGATTCAAGCCATGGATGTCCAGGTATGATGACTGCACACATGACTATTTTAGAACATTCCTGAAAAAAAATGCTAACACGAGACACGATTACCAAGCTAGGGGGATTTTAAAGGGACATTCTAAAATAGTTTGTAGTGCAGTTATTTTGTACTAGGCTTGAATGTTAGCTTAAAAGTGACTGTGGCTCAAACCCCGTGGCTAGTAATGAGGCTAATTATAACCCGATACTAGGGGTCGAACCCGACACTAGGGGTCGAACCCGATACTAGGGGTCAAACCCAACTACGGgtcaaatcatagaccctccaccaacaaaCACTAGGGGTCAAATCCGACACTGTGGGTCAAACCCGATACTATGGATCAAATCCAACGCTAGGGGGTCAAACCCGATACTAGAGGTCAAACCATACACTGGGGGTCAAACATGGGGCCAAACGTGCGGTAGCTTGGTTCTACGTTATACTAGTACACAATTGAATTGTATCGTCGCTATGAAATAGCGTTTAAATTAATTCAAAAGATCTTTTCAAAATTACTTTCTATTTTCTAgtaaattgaaaagaaaattactttttaaaaaaaggggAAATAGTTAGTAGTAAAATCACAATGACCTAAATTGTATGTTTCTACCTCTTCAAATTCGATTTCTTAAAGTTAAAACAACCAGCATTCTATCGTTTCATGCATGTTTTAGACCTCTGGCGATGAAATGGTCTAATCTTTCGTTTTTCCTCTTTTAAAGCTGACAGTCACCGTGCTAGAGTACCGACCAGAAATACCCTCGAGGTAGACTTGATGTCCAATGGTGAAGAACTGACCGTGGCTAGAACCTACAAACTGGATGTAGCACAAGGTAAGTGTATTTGGTAGATGACATATCACAATTATCCAAGGtcgcaaaaaaaaaacaaaaaaaaacaaacaaacaaacaaaaaaaaagaaaaaaaagaagaaatcacGACAATGTTGAATTGGCAACTAAGAAACCATATAAACAATCAACAAACGATAACCAGCCTAATAAAATAGCAGACCAGGaaagtaatcaatcaatcaatcaatcaatcaatcaatcaatcaatcaaccaaccaaccaaccaaccaaccaaccaaccaaccaaccaaccaaccaaccaaccaaccaaccaaccaaccaatcaaccaatcaatcaatcaatcaatcaatcaatcaatcaatcaatcaatcaatcaatcaatcaatcaatcaatcaatcaatcaacaaacaaCCCAACCAACCacaaatccatccatccatccatcaatcaaacaatcaatcagtcaaatAATCAATAATCGATCAATCCATAAGACATTCGGTTGTTGGCTAATGATGTTTTTCATTGAGATGTTcccattgattgattgatgatcgATCGTCGATCGATAATGAAACTATCACAAGAGCATGgacataaagaaaaaaaaattgtaacgtTTCAAATACAACTTAACTCAGTGACCTAGCACTCAAACTTTCAGTTACATCTCCAAAGCCGCGATTTGTTTGAGTTGGTATCTAATGCCGTTCATCTATTCTATTTAATGCAGGTATATGGATAGAGGAAATGGTAGTTGACAAGGTTTGCCAAGTCAACATGTACGTCTACGCTCATCAAACATTCAATCGCCTCCTGGTCACTCAGGTACACTTCAAGCGATTAACAGACGCTGGACAAATCAATCAAGATCCAATCACAATCAAACTTAACAAAATACCAACTGAACGAATGGAAAGCGATGATCTGACTGTTACAGCAACGACTGAATACAATAAGTATTCCTGGTAAGTGTAGTCTCGAATTCATATCAGTGGTCTTCAATATGACTAAAATAGTcaccgttggtggcgcactcTATTTTGTTACTCAAATATTGATTCTCCGTTGTTGGCTCATGATTAGCTAAACACGGGTTTGTAACCCGAATTTTCCAATTTGCATCAGTGACATTTCAAAACAGACAACCAACAAAATGTTACAGTATTTGTTTGGATTTTGTTTAAAAGATTATACAATGCATTTGATAAATGAGAGACTAAATATACACTGGCAAAGCTAAAAATGCATCTAGTCCTCGCTACACCAAGCCTCAAAACCTGGTGAATACACACCACTAAAACTTGTTCAGGAAAACATGTATTGTCGGGCTGATATAAGTCTTACTGCTCGTTTCCCCCCTCTATGACTTGTAAAATAAGCtgatattttatttgtgatCACCCCTCCAAAATAGTAGTGGTAAAAAAGTTGAACTTTCTGAGTATTTTCAAATCGTAGCAATGATTTATTGTATCCAAAAGAATTTATTTAGGTAACGGtcaatttgtacaaatatgtatacGGACAGTTTGcgttggtatatatatatatatatatatatatatatatatatatatatatatatatatatatatatatatatatatatatatatatatatatatatatatgcttgtgtgtctgtgtctgtgtctgtgtctgtgtctgtgtctgtgtgtcagtgtgtgtgtagtATTGGTGTGGGGATCCGGAGGGGAGGGACATCATTGAAATGAGgattgcggggggggggggggtgttacgTCAGAAAATATTTTATCACGAGtccaaaaatatttgaaaatattttcaattttatggGACACCtgaataatttgaaaatttgaaagtgtCCTTGTTCGAATCTTCGTCTGAAGGATCGCCCGTATGGTAATAGGTAGGATGTGACGCCAGTCGCCAGATAATGGCCATTGCGGGCAAAACCATaaagtacatttgaaatattttagatTTCATGACATTGTAGGGTAGACTTTATACCGTGTCAACCCGGTTTGTTTCAACTTCGGTGTTgattataaaatatcaatacacataATTATTTGGGGTTTATTTTCAGGAAGAGAACAGCGACTGTTAGAATATCAGAAACCGATGGAACGACAAAAAgcaacgtgtacatgtattacaacgACATCCCAGATACGATTGCAGTTAACCAGGGTGACACCAACGAAAACTGGCACACGTATCTTTTCTCGGTCGATACGGACAATAAAGCATCTGAAAAAGATTTCAACGATGCTGAAATCCTTCTTCGTGGTAGTGGGTCGGTGGACGCCCATATATCATTTATGAGAAACCATACCAAGAAATGGGAAAGGGTGTGGTCACATGGTCGTATCGAAACAAGTAATTCGGAGTACAATAGGCTCGCCTACTCCTCACTGTATTACTTGCTTAGTTCCTTGCCCACATTAGACGAAACCAATAGCGCCAAATCTCAATATTACGGTCTGAGTCCAGATGGTTTGGCCAACGGCGGCCAAGGAAGAGACTTTTATGGTCACGTGTTACCAGACATGGAGGTTAACATGTTTCCACCCATTTTAATGTTCCACCCCACTCTGGCGAAGGAAATGTTGTCTTACCGGTATCACGTGCGCAGTGCAGCATCAACCTTGGCCGAAAGTAATGGCTACAAGTATCCATACGAATCAGGATCAAGTGGAACAGAACTGACGTCAGTCGAGCTCTACAAAGATAGGGATTACGTCAGCGGTGACGTCGCCTTTGCTGCCCGACAGTATCTATCTGCAACACGAGATCTGAATTGGTTAACCGATAGTGGACGTACATTGATGAACAACGTAGCAGATTTCTTACAAAGTAGGACTGTACATGACAAAAGCCTAGGAGCCTATGGAATTGACGGTAAGTTTCGTGCTGTAGAGTTTGTTTAAGTTGcttttaaatacatacatacatacatacatacatacatacatacatacatacatacatatatacatacatatatacgagCAAGCAGGCATGCATAGCAcgcaagcagacagacagacagacagacagacagacagacagacagacagacagacaaacaaacagagacaaaCACAAAGACAAATGCTGATTAGAAGAATCATTATATTCACGTGGAAATGTGTAGAATACATGGACCGACTAACCGACGAAATAACCAACCATCCAATCAaccgaacaaacaaacaaacaaacaaacaaacaaacaaacaaacaaacaaacatgtagCAAACAAATGAAGGTATTTCAAGGGAACACACACTTATCAACAGTGATGATTGATAGGTAGATTGGTGACGGTATCTAAAATTAACAATTCACTTTTAAAATTTATAAACGTTCCATTTCAGATGTGTCTGGACCTGACGACTATCCCAACACACTTGTTGATAACTCAGTGTACACAAACATTGGTGCAAGTCATGCCATAGTGTCCGCAGATTACGCCAACTGTCTCCTCAGCCAGGCTGCTGTTTCTGACGAATGGCTTGAGAaggcaaacaaaatggctgaaaTGTTCGATCATCAGCGAAACTATCATCCAGCATATGAAGGTTACAAAGAAGGTATTTATCACTAACACTATCCAATGCTTACGTAATGGGTAAAAGAACTACAACCCATTTCATATTGGTGTTCACTGGCTGTCCTGAATGGAACCAGTCAACACTAACATGAATCAGGCTGTACATTTTGAACGAGAATGGTATATACTCAATATCAGAAATTAGGAGATCCTTAGTTTCTCGCTTCTGTGATCATCTGATGACTCTGTCAGGTTGATAATGTCTGTATGTTCAAGTAGATTCTCCACTAAAGTGtcaaatataataattttttgCACAGGTACTACAGTCAACGCAGGAGATGTCATTTTGGTGGGATATCCACATGATTGGGCAATGCTGAGCGAAGTTCGAGAAAATGATCTCGATATTTACGAAGCGGCTACAAACTTCCAAGTGGCGCCACCAACGGTCAAGGCTATGTTTGCTATTGGTTATCTCGAAGTCGGTAACATAGACGACGGGAATAAATTTTTCAAGGAAAGTTACGACTACACGAGAGGATCATTCAATGTAAGTAATATCTAAAAAtatatttggttccggttacccaaactccgcctagtttttcactgccgaccctaaccttatttctttttcttttttttacatattcgagaacaaaataataaaatcgcgaaaattgtgatgTCTCGCCAAAAATAGTGGATAaggaaactgacaccaacttaaaaaaaagacaataaaaactgTTAAGTTCTTCCAATCTAGTAATgattgtacatctgataggaagaaaccaataacacagagaccatataatATGGAAAAcgacggaaaacataactacctaaaTTAGCcactcacaaatgaaaaaaaaaatacaatgaaataatagatctacctaccccacctattctaaaactgagcgtaatcggaaccacacatttttttataagGCCAAATGACAACACTACAACACATTATAACAGACAAACTACAGTCTGTTTCAAATTACCGTTCACTGGTTCTGTGTACAGAAAGCAATAAGAACTGCACATTCTATACTTAGAATCGgatagcaagatcgcaatttcttgcagctatattttgtctgaatgaaatagaCAATTTAAacatactgtaactagacacagacatgcagGCACCTATGTTTTGTGtctacatttgatgtctgcatataTGATGGCgggttagttcatttcatttggacaaaatgtcgcaagaaactATATTAATTATACACTCTTGTTATCtattaagtatgtatgtatgtatgtatgtatgtatgtatgtatgtatgtatgtatgtatgtatgtatgtatgtatgtatgtatgtatgtatgtatgtatgtatgtatgtatgtatgtatgtatgtatgtatgcatgcatgcatgcatgtatgcatgcatgcatgcatgcatttatttatgtatgtatgtaggtaggtaggtaggtaggtaggtaggtaggtaggtaggggtgtgtgtgtgtgtgtgtgtgtgcgtgcgtgcgtgtctgagtgtctgtctggaaggggggggggtaacttGATACTACACCAAGTACAATTGTGCTGTAATTATAtcttttcatcatcatcatcatcatcatcatcatcatcatcatcatcatcatcatcatcatcatcatcatgcatGTGATGTTTACATATTAGAATGATGAAGGAATTCTGTATttgaatgtatacagtatattagcttgtataaaagaaataaaaggCCCTGAGATTAAAAAGATTTCGTGTTGCTATGATACCTTTATCGGATCTCTGTTGTCTGTTGTTTTCTGCAGTAAATATTCAATCTTCAAATCTGAGCACAATTATGatgaaaaattatgaatattaacaCATAAATTTCCCACCCTTCATTAGGTTTGGACCAATGCTACCTTTGGTACCGACGCAGTGAACTACATCAACGGTATGGCCACATATCT
It encodes the following:
- the LOC144446394 gene encoding protein-glucosylgalactosylhydroxylysine glucosidase-like isoform X1, with translation MQLQVPIIGLLCFFAATVCGQDPDTLFSTTALDMHSNTTVDQRLLPTVGNGHLAHVVTTDTLHINGLYNGRGADSHRARVPTRNTLEVDLMSNGEELTVARTYKLDVAQGIWIEEMVVDKVCQVNMYVYAHQTFNRLLVTQVHFKRLTDAGQINQDPITIKLNKIPTERMESDDLTVTATTEYNKYSWKRTATVRISETDGTTKSNVYMYYNDIPDTIAVNQGDTNENWHTYLFSVDTDNKASEKDFNDAEILLRGSGSVDAHISFMRNHTKKWERVWSHGRIETSNSEYNRLAYSSLYYLLSSLPTLDETNSAKSQYYGLSPDGLANGGQGRDFYGHVLPDMEVNMFPPILMFHPTLAKEMLSYRYHVRSAASTLAESNGYKYPYESGSSGTELTSVELYKDRDYVSGDVAFAARQYLSATRDLNWLTDSGRTLMNNVADFLQSRTVHDKSLGAYGIDDVSGPDDYPNTLVDNSVYTNIGASHAIVSADYANCLLSQAAVSDEWLEKANKMAEMFDHQRNYHPAYEGYKEGTTVNAGDVILVGYPHDWAMLSEVRENDLDIYEAATNFQVAPPTVKAMFAIGYLEVGNIDDGNKFFKESYDYTRGSFNVWTNATFGTDAVNYINGMATYLQSLVFGYGGLRLRHEQLDFDPILPQSSDFMNFIGLEYLGSEFDFKYDDSQIYVNVTSMGSHPLQITTSDGQTFSLSEGEEVSFSRQNGTMTTTTDTECSLKLQRTGGLVSSANQLVIYPITFLWVTLVALFCTKA
- the LOC144446394 gene encoding protein-glucosylgalactosylhydroxylysine glucosidase-like isoform X2, coding for MQLQVPIIGLLCFFAATVCGQDPDTLFSTTALDMHSNTTVDQRLLPTVGNGHLAHVVTTDTLHINGLYNGRGGNHRARVPTRNTLEVDLMSNGEELTVARTYKLDVAQGIWIEEMVVDKVCQVNMYVYAHQTFNRLLVTQVHFKRLTDAGQINQDPITIKLNKIPTERMESDDLTVTATTEYNKYSWKRTATVRISETDGTTKSNVYMYYNDIPDTIAVNQGDTNENWHTYLFSVDTDNKASEKDFNDAEILLRGSGSVDAHISFMRNHTKKWERVWSHGRIETSNSEYNRLAYSSLYYLLSSLPTLDETNSAKSQYYGLSPDGLANGGQGRDFYGHVLPDMEVNMFPPILMFHPTLAKEMLSYRYHVRSAASTLAESNGYKYPYESGSSGTELTSVELYKDRDYVSGDVAFAARQYLSATRDLNWLTDSGRTLMNNVADFLQSRTVHDKSLGAYGIDDVSGPDDYPNTLVDNSVYTNIGASHAIVSADYANCLLSQAAVSDEWLEKANKMAEMFDHQRNYHPAYEGYKEGTTVNAGDVILVGYPHDWAMLSEVRENDLDIYEAATNFQVAPPTVKAMFAIGYLEVGNIDDGNKFFKESYDYTRGSFNVWTNATFGTDAVNYINGMATYLQSLVFGYGGLRLRHEQLDFDPILPQSSDFMNFIGLEYLGSEFDFKYDDSQIYVNVTSMGSHPLQITTSDGQTFSLSEGEEVSFSRQNGTMTTTTDTECSLKLQRTGGLVSSANQLVIYPITFLWVTLVALFCTKA